GAAGAGCAGGGGCTGGAAGCCTACCAGGCGTATCAGGTGGAGCACGAAGACGAAGTGCTGGCACCCGGTGATGCCTTTCCGCTGGTGAAGAAGCTGCTGGCGATCAATGCGCGTCTGGCCGAGCCCCGGGTCGAGGTGTTGCTGCTGTCTCGTAACAGCTCTGATACCGGGCTGCGGGTGTTCAACTCGATCGAACACTACAAGCTGCCGATCAGCCGGGCAGCCTTTGCCGGGGGCGCCAGCCCGCACCGCTACGTGTCGGCCTTCGGCGCGCACCTGTTTCTGTCGACCCATGCTGATGATGTTCGCGGTGCCCTGAACGCCGGCTTCGCGGCAGCCACCATTCTGTCCGGTGCCGCCCAGGCCCGTGACGGGGATCAACTGCGCATTGCCTTTGACGGTGACGCGGTCCTGTTCTCGGACGAGTCCGAGCGCATCTTTCAGAGTGACGGACTGGAGGCCTTCGCCGCCAATGAAAAGCGCAGTGCCCGGGAGCCGCTGTCGGGTGGTCCCTTCAAGGGGTTCCTGCATGCACTGCATCAGCTGCAGAGCGAATTCAGTCAGGATGACTGCCCGATCCGCACGGCGCTGGTCACGGCCCGCTCGGCCCCCGCCCATGAGCGGGTGGTGCGCACCCTGCGGGCCTGGGATATCCGGATTGATGAGAGCCTGTTCCTGGGGGGGCTGGACAAGGGGGTGTTCCTGGATGCCTTTGGCGCTGATGTCTTCTTCGACGACCAGCAGGGTCATTGCGTGTCAGCGGCTCGCCATGTGGCGGCGGGGCATGTGCCCCATGGCATCAGCAACGAGGCCAAACAGGGCTGAACGCTGGCATCTTTTATACTCCAGACGCATACTGAGGTCCTGTCTTATAACCGATTGGCAGGAGCGCCAGGATGAAACTTCAGCAACTGCGCTACGCCTG
This region of Isoalcanivorax indicus genomic DNA includes:
- a CDS encoding 5'-nucleotidase — its product is MPVSFDGKLVIATSSRALFDLAESHRVYEEQGLEAYQAYQVEHEDEVLAPGDAFPLVKKLLAINARLAEPRVEVLLLSRNSSDTGLRVFNSIEHYKLPISRAAFAGGASPHRYVSAFGAHLFLSTHADDVRGALNAGFAAATILSGAAQARDGDQLRIAFDGDAVLFSDESERIFQSDGLEAFAANEKRSAREPLSGGPFKGFLHALHQLQSEFSQDDCPIRTALVTARSAPAHERVVRTLRAWDIRIDESLFLGGLDKGVFLDAFGADVFFDDQQGHCVSAARHVAAGHVPHGISNEAKQG